A portion of the Clostridium gelidum genome contains these proteins:
- the miaB gene encoding tRNA (N6-isopentenyl adenosine(37)-C2)-methylthiotransferase MiaB, which yields MNFDIEKLDNEQATNKNKLFCISTFGCQMNEEDSEKLSGMLKRIGYERTENKEEASIIIFNTCCVRENAENKVYGNLGRLKKQKEKNPDLIIAICGCMMQQKGKADEMLKRFPYVDIIFGTHNSYKFPEYLNRVKTEGVQVKEIVDKETEIVEGLPIDRKSDTKAFVTIMYGCNNFCTYCIVPYVRGRERSRKPKDIENEIKELVAKGYKEVTLLGQNVNSYGKGLEESITFADLLRRINEIKGLERIRFMTSHPKDLTLDVVYAIRDCDKVCEQIHLPVQSGSNRILKEMNRHYTKEQYLELAKKIRSEIPDVTFTTDLIVGFPGETEEDVNETIELIKEVRFDAAFTYLYSRRNYTPADKMENQIPDDVKHERFNKLVKISNDVIAQGNKEAEGKIYEVLVEGTSKNDESRLTGRTRNARLVNFEGSKELIGQLVNVKIVKANSFSLIGEVIK from the coding sequence ATGAATTTTGATATAGAGAAATTAGATAATGAACAGGCTACTAATAAAAATAAACTATTTTGTATTTCTACATTTGGTTGTCAAATGAATGAAGAAGATTCTGAAAAACTTTCAGGAATGCTTAAAAGAATAGGGTATGAAAGAACTGAAAATAAGGAAGAAGCATCTATAATAATATTTAATACTTGTTGTGTTAGAGAAAATGCAGAAAACAAGGTTTACGGTAATCTTGGAAGGTTAAAAAAGCAAAAAGAGAAAAATCCAGATTTAATAATAGCAATATGTGGTTGTATGATGCAACAAAAAGGGAAGGCTGATGAAATGCTAAAAAGATTCCCTTATGTTGATATAATATTTGGTACACATAATTCATACAAGTTTCCAGAATATCTAAACAGAGTTAAAACAGAAGGCGTTCAAGTTAAGGAAATTGTAGATAAGGAAACTGAGATTGTAGAAGGGCTTCCAATAGATAGAAAAAGTGATACAAAAGCTTTTGTAACTATAATGTATGGATGCAATAACTTTTGTACATACTGTATCGTACCTTATGTTAGAGGCAGAGAAAGAAGTAGAAAACCCAAAGACATAGAAAATGAAATAAAGGAATTAGTAGCTAAAGGATATAAAGAAGTAACTCTTTTAGGCCAAAATGTTAATTCTTATGGAAAGGGATTAGAAGAAAGCATAACTTTTGCAGATCTACTCCGAAGAATAAATGAGATAAAAGGCCTTGAAAGAATCAGATTTATGACTTCTCATCCTAAAGACTTAACTTTAGATGTAGTCTATGCTATAAGAGATTGTGATAAGGTATGTGAGCAAATTCACTTACCAGTGCAAAGTGGTTCAAATAGAATTCTAAAAGAAATGAATAGACATTATACTAAGGAACAATATTTAGAATTAGCTAAGAAAATAAGAAGTGAAATTCCTGATGTAACATTTACTACAGATTTAATTGTGGGATTCCCTGGAGAAACTGAAGAAGATGTTAATGAAACAATAGAATTAATTAAAGAAGTTAGATTCGATGCAGCCTTTACTTATTTATATTCAAGAAGAAATTATACACCGGCAGATAAAATGGAAAATCAAATTCCAGATGACGTTAAACATGAAAGATTTAATAAATTAGTAAAGATTTCAAATGATGTCATAGCTCAAGGTAATAAAGAAGCTGAAGGAAAAATATATGAAGTTTTAGTTGAAGGCACTAGCAAAAATGACGAGTCAAGATTAACAGGTAGAACTAGAAATGCAAGACTTGTAAATTTTGAAGGCTCAAAAGAGCTAATAGGTCAATTAGTTAACGTAAAAATAGTTAAGGCAAATTCATTTTCTCTAATCGGAGAAGTAATTAAATAA